One region of Spiroplasma culicicola AES-1 genomic DNA includes:
- the uvrC gene encoding excinuclease ABC subunit UvrC, with protein MNVEKILKNLPEKSGCYMYFNDKEQVIYVGKAKNLKKRVSSYFNKVHDFKTTQLVREINNLETIITNNEKESLLLEQNLIKKYKPRYNIVLNDDKKYPYIAVTNEKDPRYIYIRNFDSKNKISFGPLPEGSSARSILNTLERIYPLRRCTGYIGKPCLYYHINQCSGACFKEVEPNYYQNMILKVKDFFDGNSSEVKELLEEKMLIASDNLQFEEAQRIKEIIQHLSFTLTKQNVDLNDNLNRDIFNYYEDFDYFCFTVLFYRKGQLVLKNQELIKNNGQNIEELFLSFINQIYAKNLIPDYIVIPKTMQMEELNLVFNNKILTEDDQISHNLLKLALDNSKEYLVEKIYYKDNQSITKEEVLKDLQATLKLQTFPYHIEMFDIANILDELVTGAMVVYKNGLPSKNDFRKYNIDIEESGDYHRIKEAVYRRYREAKNLPDLLIMDGAISQVHAAKEALKKLNLTIPIIGLVKNDHHKTDHILDLEEKPLFINKDTQVFKFLENIQLRVHNYAIAGFRKRFVQNNINDVIVNNIKGIGQVKIKKLYEKFNTIENIKNANYEQLFDIIKNKVITNQLIEFLKEYKTNG; from the coding sequence ATGAATGTTGAAAAAATTTTAAAAAATTTACCTGAAAAATCTGGTTGCTATATGTATTTTAACGATAAAGAGCAAGTAATTTATGTTGGAAAGGCTAAAAATTTAAAAAAACGTGTAAGCTCATATTTTAATAAAGTTCATGATTTTAAAACTACTCAATTAGTGAGAGAAATAAATAATTTAGAAACAATCATTACAAATAATGAAAAAGAATCGTTGCTACTAGAACAAAACTTAATTAAAAAATATAAACCAAGATACAATATTGTGTTAAATGATGATAAAAAATATCCCTATATTGCTGTTACAAATGAAAAAGATCCAAGATACATTTATATTCGTAATTTTGATTCAAAAAATAAAATATCATTTGGACCACTTCCTGAGGGTTCAAGTGCAAGAAGTATTTTAAATACTCTAGAAAGAATTTATCCGTTAAGAAGATGCACAGGATACATTGGCAAACCATGTTTGTATTATCATATTAATCAGTGTAGTGGTGCTTGCTTTAAAGAAGTTGAACCTAATTATTATCAAAATATGATTTTAAAAGTCAAAGATTTTTTTGATGGCAATTCTAGTGAAGTTAAAGAATTATTAGAAGAAAAAATGTTAATTGCATCAGACAATCTTCAATTTGAAGAAGCACAACGAATTAAAGAAATTATTCAGCATTTATCATTTACTCTTACAAAACAAAACGTTGACTTAAATGATAATTTAAATAGAGATATTTTTAATTATTATGAAGACTTTGATTATTTTTGTTTTACAGTTTTATTTTATAGAAAAGGCCAATTGGTTTTAAAAAACCAAGAACTTATTAAAAATAATGGACAAAATATTGAGGAATTATTTTTAAGTTTTATTAACCAAATTTATGCTAAAAATTTAATTCCTGATTATATTGTTATTCCAAAAACTATGCAAATGGAAGAATTAAATTTAGTTTTTAATAATAAAATTTTGACCGAAGATGATCAAATATCACATAATTTACTAAAATTAGCATTAGATAATTCAAAAGAATATCTTGTTGAAAAAATTTATTATAAAGATAATCAAAGTATTACTAAAGAAGAAGTTTTAAAAGATTTACAAGCAACTTTAAAATTACAAACATTTCCATATCATATTGAAATGTTTGATATTGCAAATATTTTAGATGAATTAGTAACAGGGGCTATGGTTGTCTATAAAAATGGATTACCAAGTAAAAATGATTTTCGAAAATATAATATTGATATTGAAGAAAGTGGAGATTATCACAGAATTAAAGAAGCAGTTTATCGTCGATATCGAGAAGCTAAAAATTTACCAGATTTATTAATAATGGATGGAGCAATTAGTCAAGTGCATGCTGCAAAAGAGGCATTAAAGAAATTGAATTTAACTATTCCTATAATTGGTTTGGTTAAAAATGATCATCATAAAACAGATCATATTCTTGATTTAGAAGAAAAACCTTTGTTTATTAACAAAGATACACAGGTATTTAAATTTTTAGAAAACATTCAGTTAAGAGTGCATAATTATGCAATTGCTGGATTTAGAAAACGATTTGTTCAAAATAATATTAATGATGTTATTGTTAATAACATTAAAGGAATTGGCCAAGTTAAAATTAAAAAACTTTATGAAAAATTTAATACAATAGAAAATATAAAAAATGCAAATTATGAACAATTATTTGATATTATTAAAAACAAAGTAATAACAAATCAATTAATAGAATTTTTAAAGGAATATAAAACCAATGGATAA